The nucleotide sequence CCCGGAGCGGGCCTGTGTGGGGGCCGACAAGACGTGCGATAGGCTCAGTCCTCGCTGCCGGTGCGCCGATCGGCCGACGGGTCGTGGACGAAGCCCGAGTCGATGAACATCGCCAGCTTGTGGCGCAGGTGCGCGCGCAGGATGCGGGCGAGGCGCTCACCGTCGCGGGCGGCCAGGGCCTCGTTCATGGCCTCGTGATCGGCCACCGCCTGAGCCCAGTGCGCCTCGCTCAGCCGGGTGGCGTAGCGGGCCTGGCGCACGCGGGCACTCAGCCGCTGGTAGACGTCGCTCAGCGCCTCGTTGCGGGCTGCGGCGATGATGCCCTCGTGGATGCGGCGATTGAGGGCGAAGTAGGCCTCGCGCTCGCGGCGCCGGTAGTGGGCGAGCATCCGGTAGTGCAGGGCCTGCAGCTCGGCGAGCTCGGCCTCGCTCATCCGCTGGCAGGCGAGCTCGCCGGAGAGCGCCTCCAGCGACCCCATCACGGCGAAGGTGTCCTCGAGCATGTCGCGGGTCAGGCGCACGACTCGGGCGCCGCGATTCGGCAGCAGCTCCACCAGACCCTCCGCCGCCAGGACCTTCAGCGCCTCCCGCAGCGGCGTGCGCGAGACGCCGAACTCCTCGCACAGGCGCTTCTCCGGGATGCGGCTGCCCGGCGCCAGCTCACCGGCCTCGATCAGCGCCCGGAGGCGCTGGGCGGCCTCATCGTGCAGTGCCCCTTGTCGGATTTTCTCCATGGCTGGCCTCCAGCCTCCTTCGCCGTGATGTCGCCCGCGCAGTGTTACCCAGGCAGCCGGGGCTGACCACCCCGCAACGACCCGACGAGCGGTGCCGCGGCGCCGAGCCGGCCCATGCCGCGGCTCGCGCCGTCAGCCAAGTGCATAATGCATGCAGTTTGAGCGGCAACGACTTGCAATGGCGTGTCCAGGGGCTATATACCGGTCCCACGGGGCGGCATACTGCAGCGGATTGCATTATGCACGCATAATCACGAACCGGAGGAGAGCCCAGCCGTGACCTACCACGCCGGCCGCCACTTCCTGCAGATCCCTGGACCCACCAACGTGCCGGACCGGGTTCTGCGGGCCATGGACTACCCCACCATCGACCACCGCGGCCCCACCTTCCAGCGGCTCGGGGAAGAGATCCTGAGCGCGATCAAGGCGGTTTTCCGCACCGAAGGGCCGGTGGTGATCTACCCCGCCTCGGGCACCGGCGCCTGGGAGGCGGCCCTGGTCAACACGCTCTCGCCGGGCGACCGGGTGCTGATGTTCGAGACCGGGCACTTCGCCACGCTCTGGCAACAGATGGCCGAGCGCATCGGCCTGCGCCCGGAGTTCCTGGAGGGCGACTGGCGCAGCGGCGCCGACCCGGAGCGCATCGAGGCGGTACTGGCGGAGGACCGCGAGCACGCGATCAAGGCGGTAGCGGTGGTCCATAACGAGACCTCCACTGGCGTCACCAGCCGCATCGCGGACGTTCGCGCCGCCATCGATCGCGCCGGACACCCGGCCCTGCTGCTGGTCGACACCATCTCCTCGCTCGCCTCGATCCGCTACGAGCACGACGCCTGGGGCGTGGACGTCACCGTTGCCGGCTCGCAGAAGGGGCTGATGCTGCCACCGGGGCTGTCCTTCAACGCCATCTCGGAGAAAGCCCTCGCCGCCTCGCGCAAGGCGCGCTGCCCGCGCTCGTACTGGGCCTGGGACGACATGCTCGGCCCGAATGCCAAGGGCTTCTTCCCCTACACGCCGGCCACCAACCTGCTCTACGGCCTGCGCGAGGCGCTGCGGATGCTCGAAGAGGAGGGCCTGGACAACGTCTTCGCCCGCCACGACCGGCACGCCGCGGCCACCCGCGAGGCGGTGCGGGCCTGGGGGCTGGAGCTCCTCTGCCGCAATGAGGACGAGTTCTCCAGTTCGCTCACCGCGGTGATGATGCCCGAGGGCCATGATGCCGACGCCCTGCGCCGGGTGATCCTGGAGCACTTCGACATGTCCCTCGGCGCGGGGCTAAGCAAGCTGGCCGGGCGGGTGTTCCGCATCGGCCATCTGGGCGACTTCAACGATCTGACCCTCGCCGGGACACTCGCCGGCGTGGAGATGGGCATGGCCCTGAACGGCACGCCCCACCGTGCCGGAGGCGTGAACGCCGCCATGGCGAGCCTGGTACAGGCGCACGGGAGCTGATCCCCGGCGCGGACGGAAAAAGAGAGACGGCGGGGCACGGACCGTGCCACGTCCATAACAGCAACCCCAAGGGGAGGAGAGAGCAATGCGCTCATTGAAGACGATGACTCGCTGCAGCGCCGCGGTGGCCGCCCTGGCCCTGTGGCTCACGCCCGGCGCCGGCATGGCTCAGACCGAGCTGCAGTTCGGCCACGTGGGCAACCCGGGCTCCCTGTTCTCGCAGTCCGCCGACGAGTTCGCCAAGCGGGCCAACGAGCGCCTGGGCGACGACTACGAGGTGGTGGTGTACGGCTCGAGCCAGCTCGGCAGCGACACCTCCATGCTGCAGAAGGTCAAGCTCGGCCAGGTCACCTTTACCCTGCCCTCCACGGTGATGTCCTCGGTGGTGCCGCAGTTCGGCGTCTTCGAGATGCCCTACCTGGTGTCGGACCGGGAGCACATGGCCCGCATCGCCGAGGAGGTGGTCAAGCCGATGCTCTACCCGCTGGCCGAGGAGCAGGGCTACAAGATCATCGGCATCTGGGAGAACGGCTTCCGCCAGATCACCAACAATGTGCGCCCGATCAACGTGCCGGCGGACCTGGACGGCATCAAGCTGCGCACGCCAAAGGGCAAGTGGCGCGTGCGCATGTTCGAGGAGTACGGCGCCGACCCGTCCCCGATGGCGCTCTCCGAGGTCTTCACCGCGCTGCAGACCGGCACCATGGACGGCCAGGAGAACCCGCTGGTGCAGATCTACTCGCAGAAGTTCCAGGAGGTGCAGGACTACCTCTCCATCACCAACCACGTCTACACCCCGGCCTACGTGACCGTGTCCGCCAACCACTGGCAGCAGCTGCCGGCGGACGTGCGTGAGGTTCTGGAGAGCACCGCCGAGGAGCTGCAGGGCTACGTCTACGAGATCGCCGCTGCGCAGGACGAGGAGCTGCTCGGGGAGATGGAGGCCGCCGGCATGGAGATCAACGAGGCCGATCAGCAGGCCTTCGTCGACGCCAGCGGACCCATCTACGACGCCTTCGCCGAGGAGGTGGAAGGCGGCCGTGAGCTGATCGACAGCGCGCTCGAGCTCGCCGAGTAGGGCCCCCGCGGCCACCCCTTACCGGCCCGCCCCACCGGGGCGGGCCGTTTCCGCACGGACGGAGAAACGTCCATGACCACTGCCAAACTGCGCGCCGGCTTCGAGTGGCTGCTGGAGGCGATCACCATCCTGCTGGTGGTTGCCCTCGCCATCGTGGTGCTGCTCGGCGTCGGCTTCCGCTTCGGCGGCAACGCGCTCAACTGGTATGACGAGGTGGCCTCGGTGATGCTCGCCTGGGTCACCTACTACGGTGCGGCGCTCGCCGCGCTCAAGCGCGGCCATATCAGCGTCCCGGGGCTGGTGGCCAGGCAGCCGCGCACGCTGCGGGTCATACTGGTCGCTATCGGCGAGGCCATCATTATCGGCTTTTTCGCCCTGCTCGCCTGGTACGGCTGGCACGTCATCCAGGTGCTGTCGGGCAGCACGCTGGTGAGCGTGCCGATCCCGGTGGCCGTGACCCAGTCGACCATTCCCATCGGCGCCGCGCTCTACGTCATCGCCGAGCTGCTCAACCTGCCCACAATCCTGCGCGAGGCCTGGGAGGGCCGCTCTCCGCCGCGTGAGGAAGATGTCGTGGAGGCGATGCGATGACCGGGGCACTGCTGATAATCGCCGCGCTGGCGATGATCTTCATCAACATTCCCATCGCCGTCGCCCTGGGCGCGGTGTCGATCCTGGCGATGGTCGTGACCCAGGGCTGGGGCTCGCTGCTGAGCTTCCCCATCGTCATGTTCGACGGCGCCACCAAGTTCCCGCTGATCGCCATCCCGCTGTTCATCCTAGCCGGGGCGATCATGAACACCGGCGGCATCTCGCGGCGGCTGATCGACTTCGCCTCGGCGCTGCTCGGTTTCATCCGTGGCGGGCTGGCAATGGTGAACATCGGGACCTCGCTGTTCTTCGCCGAGATCTCCGGCTCCGCCGTGGCGGACGTGGCCGCGCTCGGCTCCATCCTGATGCCGGCGATGAAGCGCAAGGGCTACCCCGCCCCGTTCGCCGCCGCCATCACCTCGTCCTCCGCCTCGCTCGCCATCATCATCCCGCCCTCGATCCCCATGATCCTCTACGCGGCCATGGCCGACACCTCGGTGGTGCAGCTGTTCGTGGCGGGCATCGTGCCGGGCCTGATGGGCGGGCTGATGATGATGGCCCTCGCCTGGTTCTTCGCCGTCCGCTACAACTATCCGGTGGAGGAGGCCTTCCAGCTGCGCCGGGTCTGGGTGACGTTCAAGGCCGCGGGGCTCGCTTTCGTGCTGCCACTGATCATCCTCGGCGGCATCTTCGGCGGCATCATGACCGCCACCGAGGGCGCGGCGCTGGCGGTGCTGGCGGCGCTGGTGATCAGCTTCCGTTACGGCGAGCTGCGCTGGTCGACGCTGCGCGCGGCCATCGTCGAGGGCGGCGTGCAGACGGCGGTGGTGATGCTGCTGGTGGCGAGCTCGGCGTTGCTCGGCGACTACCTCACCCGCGCCCAGCTGCCCCAGACCCTGGCTCAGATGATCAGCAGCTGGACCAGCGACAAGTACGCCGTGCTCGCGCTGCTCAACGTCTTCCTGCTGCTGATCGGCATGATCCTGCACTCGGCGGCGGCGATCATCCTCACCGTGCCCATCGTCATGCCGCTGGTGCTCGCCGTCGGCATCGACCCGGTCCACTTCGGCCTGATCGTGACGCTGAACCTCGCCATCGGCCAGCAGACGCCGCCCGTGGCGAGCGTGCTGATGACCGCCTGCTCTGTGGCCAAGGCGGATATATGGGAGGTCACCAAGGTGAACATCCCCTTCATCATCCTGCTGTTCGGGCTGCTGATGATGGTGACCTATCTCCCCGTGATCCCGATGGGCCTCGTGGAGCTGTTCTACCGATGAGCCGCCGAGCCGGCCCGGGAGCTGTGTAATGGAGACCGACGAGCTGCTGATCCGGCGCGAGGGCCACCTTGCCTGGATCACCTTCAACCGCCCGGCGGCGCGCAACGCCATGACCTGGGCGATGTACGACCGCCTGGAGGAAGTCTGCGCGGAGATCGAGGCCGACCCCGAGGTGGCGGTGGTCATCCTGCGCGGGGCCGGGGGCGAGGCCTTCGTCGCCGGCACCGATATCGGCCAGTTTCGGGACTTCCGCGAGCCGGCGGACGCCACCGACTACGAGGCCCGCATCGAGCGCATCGTCGGCCGCCTGGAGGCCCTGCCCCGGCCGACCATCGCCCTCATCGAGGGTGCCTGCGTCGGCGGCGGCGCCGCGCTGGCGCTCGCCTGCGACTTCCGCTTCGCCACCCCGGGGCTGAGGCTCGGCGTGCCCATCGCCAAGACCCTGGGCAACACGCTGTCCGTGACCAATCTCGCCCGGCTGGTGGATCTCGTCGGCGCCGCGCGCACCAAGGAGATGCTGATGCTGGCACGCCTGCTCGGCGCCGAGGAGGCGAAGGCCGCCGGCGCGGTGACCGACGTCTTCCCGCCGGAGCGCATCGAGGACGAGGTGCGGGCGGTGGCGGAACGCCTGGCGGGGCTCGCGCCGCTCACCCTGCGCGCCACCAAGGAGGGCATCCGGCGGGTGCTCCAGGGTCGGCGGCCGGCACTGGAGCAGGGCAGCGATCTGGTGCGCGAGTGCTACATGAGCGAGGACTTCCGCTCGGCGGTGCGCGCCTTTACCGAGAAGACCCCACACGAGTGGCGCGGCCGCTGATCGGCCGCGAGGAGAGATGACCATGCTGCCTCTGGACGGACTGCGCGTCCTCGACCTCTCCCAGATCATGGCCGGCCCCTACTGCACCATGGTGCTGGGCGACCTGGGTGCCGAGGTGATCAAGGTCGAAAAGCTCAACGGCGGCGACGACTCGCGCCAGATGGGCCCCTACGTGGACGGCGAGTCCACCTGCTTCATGCAGATCAACCGCAACAAGAAGAGCATCGGGCTCAACCTGAAGAGCGACGAGGGCCGCGGCCTGTTCCACGACCTCGCCCGCCGCGCCGACATCATCGTCGAGAATTTCCGCCCCGGCGTGACGGCCTCCCTCGGCGTCGGCTTCGAGGACATCCGCGCCCTCAACCCCGGCATCATCTACTGCTCCATCTCCGGCTTCGGCCAGACCGGCCCGTACAGCCAGAAGGGCGGCTTCGACCTCGTCGCCCAGGGGATGACCGGGCTCATGAGCATGACCGGTGAGCCCGACCGGCGCCCGGTGAAGACCGGCATCGCCGTCTACGACATCGGCGCCGGCATGACTGCCGTCTACTCGATCCTGGCCGCCGTCATCCACCGCCAGCGCAGCGGCGAGGGCCAGCACATCGACGTCGCCGTCGCCGAGTGCGGCCTGCCCTGGTTTACCTGGGAGGCGGCCGCCTATTTCGCCGAGGGCACCGTGCCCGAGCGCACCGGCTGGCGGCACCGGGTGTCCGCCCCCTATCAGGCGCTGCGCACCGCCGACGGCTATCTCATGCTCGGCTGCGCCAACCAGCGCACCTGGGAGCGCTTCTGTCGCGAGGTAGTGGAGCACCCGGAATGGGAGACGGACCCGCGGTTCGTCACCAACCAGGACCGCGGCCGCAACGTCGAGGCCCTGGAGGCGCTGATCGAGGCAGTCCTCGAGACCCACGACACCGCCTACTGGCTCGAGCGCTGCGACGCCGCCGGCGTGCCGGCGGGGCCGATCAACCGCTTTGATCAGGCGCTCGCGGACCCGCACTACCAGGCCCGGGGCATGGTCCAGTCCTTCGAGCATCCAGTGGCCGGGACGGTGAACACGCTGGGCTTTCCCAGCAAGTTCTCGGCGACCCCGCCCAGCATCCGCGCCGCCGCGCCCACCCTGGGCCAGCATACCGAGGCGGTGCTCGGCGAGCTGGGACTGGATGCGGACCGGCTCGCCGCACTGCGGGAATCCGGCGCCATCGCGTAGCCGGTCAGGGCTCGATACCGGGGGTTAGGCCGGCGGCCTCGATACCGGCGGCGGCGGCCACCTCGTCGTTGTCGGAGCTGTCGCCGCTCACACCCACGGCACCGATGACGAGCCCCTCGCCGTCCAGCACGAGCACGCCGCCGGCCACGGCCACGAAGCCGTCCGGCGCAGTCGCTGCCACCGCGGCCAGGAAGGCCGGCCGAGCCTCGTTGCGTGCGCCCACGACGCGGCTGGCGGTGCCCGTTCCGAGCGCGGCCTGGGCCTTGCCTGCGGCCACGGGAAAGCGTAGCGGCCCGCAGCCGTCCTCGCGCTCGGCGGCCACCAGATTGCCGCCGCCGTCGAGCACCACCACCGTCACCGGCTGCAGGCCCCCGGCCCGTGCCCGGGCCAGAGCCCCGTCCACGATGGTCCGCCCCACCTGCCGCGACAGCGCCACCCGATGCCGATAGACTGCCCCCGCCATGATGCCCTCCTTCTCGTTGTCTGACCCCCCGGCCGGGGCGGTTGCTGCACGTTACCAGCTTCCTCTGGCAGGCGCGGCATGCCGGCTCCCGGCGGCAGGCGCATGAGCACCCCCCGCGCGGAGACCGACGCCACGCCGGCGGTGCTGACCGCCACCACCGCGGCGCTGACCTTCGCCGCGATGACCGCGCTCTTCCCCGCCGCCATCGCGCCGGCGCTCGGCGCCGCGCTGGGCGTGCCGGCAGCCCTGGTCGGCCTGCAGATCAGCCTGGTCTACGGCGGCGCCATGACCAGCTCCCTCATCGGCGGTGCGCTCACCCGGCGCGTCGGCGCCTGCCGCGCCACCCAGGCGGCGCTGCTGCTGCTCGGCGGCGGCGCAGCGCTGGCGGCGCTGCCGAGTCTGGCCGCGTTCGCCCTGGCCTCGGTGCTGATCGGGCTCGGCTACGGCATGACCAACCCGGCCGCGTCCCATCTGCTCGCCCGCTTCACGCCGAGCGGCCGGCGCGGGCTCGTCTTCAGCATCAAGCAGACCGGGGTACCCCTCGGCGGCGTCCTCGCCGGGGCGCTGGCCCCGGCGCTGGCGCTGGGCCTCGGCTGGCAGTGGGCGCTGGCGGCACTGCTGCTGCCAGCCGCCCTGGGCGTGCTGCTGCTGCAGCCACGACGCAAGGCCTGGGACGACGACCGCGAGCGGGGCGTGCGCTGGCTCGCCTCGCCGCTGGCGGATCTGCGCCTGGTGTGGGCGCATCGCCCGCTGCGGCTGCTGTCGCTGGCGGGCTTCTGCTTCGCCGCCATTCAGCTCAGCCTGTCGGTGTTCACGGTGACGCTGCTGGTGGAGGATCTGGGCGTGCCGCTGGTGCAGGCCGGGCTGGTGATGTCGGCGGTCCAGGTCACCGGTGTGGTCGGCCGCGTGCTCTGGGGATGGGCGGCGGACCGGCTGGGCAGCGGCCTGGTCACGCTCATGCTCGCCGCCGGGGTCACCGCGGCGGGTACGCTGGCGACGGCCGCCATGACCCCGCTCTGGCCGCTGTGGCTGGTGGCCGCCACGCTCTGTGCCTTCAGTTTCTCGGCGCTCGGCTGGAACGGGGTGTATCTGGCCGAGGTGTCCCGGCTCGCACCACGGCAGGCGGTGGCCCGGGCCTCGGGCGGGTCGCTGTTCTTCACCTTCGGCGGCGTGCTGGTGGGGCCGCCCCTGTTCAGCGCCCTGCGCCTCGCCCTCGGCAGCTACAGCCTCACCTTCGGCGCGCTCCTGGTGGTCGCGGCCGGCGGGATTGCCTGCGTCTTCCAGGCTCGCCGGCTGGCGGGCCGCGACTGAGCTTTTCGGAATCCGCGAGGCGGCAGGAACTTTCACCGCCGTGCCCGGGGCGGGCCGTGCGGGATCGTAGCGAAAGACCAGGCATCACCCCGCCAGACGCTGCAGCTCCCGCCAGATCCCGGGATCGACCTCCAGACCCTCGCCGAAGCAGCGGTCCAGGTGCTCGCGCATGAATTCCGGGGTCGGCGACTGTCGGGGGCGTGGACGGACGCGTTCGCTCTGGGGCACGGGCACGAAGGTGAAATCCGGGCTGGCGACCAGGGTGAGGTCCCGGGTGAAGGCGGGCTCGCTGTCCGCCACGTCGTAGACGCGCACGCTCGGCAGCTCGTCCTCGGCGGTGATCGCCACCATGGTCACCGCCGGCTGCTGGCCGTGGTTCTCCCAGTAGGCGAGGAGGTTGAGCCCCTCCCGGGCGAGGCGGGTCAGGTAGCCCGTGATCAGCAGGCGGTTGTGGCAGTTCTTCACCCTTACCGTGGCGAGCCGGCTTTCGCGCACGTCGGCGCAGAGAAGGTCCACCGCCTGGCCGACCACCGCGAGCACGCTGGCGCCGCCGGCGTCGATCACCGCGAGCCGCGGATCGCGGTAGAGCACCTCGGCGCGGGTCCCGGCTTCCGCCTCGAGGTAGCCGAGCCCCTTGCCGAGCTCGCTCAGCCCGCCAAGACCGTGCAGCTCCAGCCAGGCCACCATGTCCGCGGCATCCTCCTGCTCGCCCGGGGCGAACCCGAGGCTGGCGAAGGCCCGCCGTGCGGTGGCCAGCAGTTCCTGATGGTTGATCCTCACGGTGGCTCCTTGTGGCTAGCCCGCATATCTCAGCCACAAATACTAATCGTTTCGGCGGTGTTGTGAGGTATCAGCGCGGCGGCCGGGCAGAGCCATCGTTCCCGACCGCACGC is from Spiribacter halobius and encodes:
- a CDS encoding GntR family transcriptional regulator, which translates into the protein MEKIRQGALHDEAAQRLRALIEAGELAPGSRIPEKRLCEEFGVSRTPLREALKVLAAEGLVELLPNRGARVVRLTRDMLEDTFAVMGSLEALSGELACQRMSEAELAELQALHYRMLAHYRRREREAYFALNRRIHEGIIAAARNEALSDVYQRLSARVRQARYATRLSEAHWAQAVADHEAMNEALAARDGERLARILRAHLRHKLAMFIDSGFVHDPSADRRTGSED
- a CDS encoding GlcG/HbpS family heme-binding protein — protein: MAGAVYRHRVALSRQVGRTIVDGALARARAGGLQPVTVVVLDGGGNLVAAEREDGCGPLRFPVAAGKAQAALGTGTASRVVGARNEARPAFLAAVAATAPDGFVAVAGGVLVLDGEGLVIGAVGVSGDSSDNDEVAAAAGIEAAGLTPGIEP
- a CDS encoding pyridoxal-phosphate-dependent aminotransferase family protein; this translates as MTYHAGRHFLQIPGPTNVPDRVLRAMDYPTIDHRGPTFQRLGEEILSAIKAVFRTEGPVVIYPASGTGAWEAALVNTLSPGDRVLMFETGHFATLWQQMAERIGLRPEFLEGDWRSGADPERIEAVLAEDREHAIKAVAVVHNETSTGVTSRIADVRAAIDRAGHPALLLVDTISSLASIRYEHDAWGVDVTVAGSQKGLMLPPGLSFNAISEKALAASRKARCPRSYWAWDDMLGPNAKGFFPYTPATNLLYGLREALRMLEEEGLDNVFARHDRHAAATREAVRAWGLELLCRNEDEFSSSLTAVMMPEGHDADALRRVILEHFDMSLGAGLSKLAGRVFRIGHLGDFNDLTLAGTLAGVEMGMALNGTPHRAGGVNAAMASLVQAHGS
- a CDS encoding MFS transporter, which encodes MSTPRAETDATPAVLTATTAALTFAAMTALFPAAIAPALGAALGVPAALVGLQISLVYGGAMTSSLIGGALTRRVGACRATQAALLLLGGGAALAALPSLAAFALASVLIGLGYGMTNPAASHLLARFTPSGRRGLVFSIKQTGVPLGGVLAGALAPALALGLGWQWALAALLLPAALGVLLLQPRRKAWDDDRERGVRWLASPLADLRLVWAHRPLRLLSLAGFCFAAIQLSLSVFTVTLLVEDLGVPLVQAGLVMSAVQVTGVVGRVLWGWAADRLGSGLVTLMLAAGVTAAGTLATAAMTPLWPLWLVAATLCAFSFSALGWNGVYLAEVSRLAPRQAVARASGGSLFFTFGGVLVGPPLFSALRLALGSYSLTFGALLVVAAGGIACVFQARRLAGRD
- a CDS encoding TRAP transporter large permease, which gives rise to MTGALLIIAALAMIFINIPIAVALGAVSILAMVVTQGWGSLLSFPIVMFDGATKFPLIAIPLFILAGAIMNTGGISRRLIDFASALLGFIRGGLAMVNIGTSLFFAEISGSAVADVAALGSILMPAMKRKGYPAPFAAAITSSSASLAIIIPPSIPMILYAAMADTSVVQLFVAGIVPGLMGGLMMMALAWFFAVRYNYPVEEAFQLRRVWVTFKAAGLAFVLPLIILGGIFGGIMTATEGAALAVLAALVISFRYGELRWSTLRAAIVEGGVQTAVVMLLVASSALLGDYLTRAQLPQTLAQMISSWTSDKYAVLALLNVFLLLIGMILHSAAAIILTVPIVMPLVLAVGIDPVHFGLIVTLNLAIGQQTPPVASVLMTACSVAKADIWEVTKVNIPFIILLFGLLMMVTYLPVIPMGLVELFYR
- a CDS encoding CaiB/BaiF CoA transferase family protein — its product is MTMLPLDGLRVLDLSQIMAGPYCTMVLGDLGAEVIKVEKLNGGDDSRQMGPYVDGESTCFMQINRNKKSIGLNLKSDEGRGLFHDLARRADIIVENFRPGVTASLGVGFEDIRALNPGIIYCSISGFGQTGPYSQKGGFDLVAQGMTGLMSMTGEPDRRPVKTGIAVYDIGAGMTAVYSILAAVIHRQRSGEGQHIDVAVAECGLPWFTWEAAAYFAEGTVPERTGWRHRVSAPYQALRTADGYLMLGCANQRTWERFCREVVEHPEWETDPRFVTNQDRGRNVEALEALIEAVLETHDTAYWLERCDAAGVPAGPINRFDQALADPHYQARGMVQSFEHPVAGTVNTLGFPSKFSATPPSIRAAAPTLGQHTEAVLGELGLDADRLAALRESGAIA
- a CDS encoding TRAP transporter small permease — its product is MTTAKLRAGFEWLLEAITILLVVALAIVVLLGVGFRFGGNALNWYDEVASVMLAWVTYYGAALAALKRGHISVPGLVARQPRTLRVILVAIGEAIIIGFFALLAWYGWHVIQVLSGSTLVSVPIPVAVTQSTIPIGAALYVIAELLNLPTILREAWEGRSPPREEDVVEAMR
- a CDS encoding enoyl-CoA hydratase/isomerase family protein, producing METDELLIRREGHLAWITFNRPAARNAMTWAMYDRLEEVCAEIEADPEVAVVILRGAGGEAFVAGTDIGQFRDFREPADATDYEARIERIVGRLEALPRPTIALIEGACVGGGAALALACDFRFATPGLRLGVPIAKTLGNTLSVTNLARLVDLVGAARTKEMLMLARLLGAEEAKAAGAVTDVFPPERIEDEVRAVAERLAGLAPLTLRATKEGIRRVLQGRRPALEQGSDLVRECYMSEDFRSAVRAFTEKTPHEWRGR
- a CDS encoding DUF3726 domain-containing protein — protein: MRINHQELLATARRAFASLGFAPGEQEDAADMVAWLELHGLGGLSELGKGLGYLEAEAGTRAEVLYRDPRLAVIDAGGASVLAVVGQAVDLLCADVRESRLATVRVKNCHNRLLITGYLTRLAREGLNLLAYWENHGQQPAVTMVAITAEDELPSVRVYDVADSEPAFTRDLTLVASPDFTFVPVPQSERVRPRPRQSPTPEFMREHLDRCFGEGLEVDPGIWRELQRLAG
- a CDS encoding TRAP transporter substrate-binding protein; the encoded protein is MRSLKTMTRCSAAVAALALWLTPGAGMAQTELQFGHVGNPGSLFSQSADEFAKRANERLGDDYEVVVYGSSQLGSDTSMLQKVKLGQVTFTLPSTVMSSVVPQFGVFEMPYLVSDREHMARIAEEVVKPMLYPLAEEQGYKIIGIWENGFRQITNNVRPINVPADLDGIKLRTPKGKWRVRMFEEYGADPSPMALSEVFTALQTGTMDGQENPLVQIYSQKFQEVQDYLSITNHVYTPAYVTVSANHWQQLPADVREVLESTAEELQGYVYEIAAAQDEELLGEMEAAGMEINEADQQAFVDASGPIYDAFAEEVEGGRELIDSALELAE